In a single window of the Chelonia mydas isolate rCheMyd1 chromosome 8, rCheMyd1.pri.v2, whole genome shotgun sequence genome:
- the LOC102944079 gene encoding cytochrome c oxidase assembly factor 7, translating to MAGLVNLEDEEEVKGYLENLGIEYSYQCYKEGDPDGCHRLADYLEGVKKDFEAAAKVLKENCEKNQNSESCYKLGAYYATGKGGFTQDLKAAYNCFLKSCEKGGKKSINACHNVGLLAHDGQVNDDKPDPVLARDYYSKACDGSFAPSCFNLSAIYLQGAPGIPKDMNLALKYSLKACDMGHVWACANASRMYKLGDGIDKNDAKAEALKNRARDLHKEQQEASRALTFGE from the exons ATGGCCGGGCTGGTCAACctggaggacgaggaggaggtgAAGGGCTACCTGGAGAACCTGGGCATCGAGTACAGCTACCAGTGCTACAAGGAGGGCGATCCGGACG GTTGCCATCGATTGGCTGATTATTTGGAGGGGGTGAAGAAGGACTTTGAAGCAGCTGCCAAGGTGCTAAAAGAAAACTGTGAAAAGAATCAGAACAGTGAGAGTTGCTATAAACTTGGAGCTTATTATGCAACTGGGAAAG gtggatTCACCCAAGATTTGAAAGCTGCCTACAACTGTTTTCTGAAGTCTTGCGAAAAAGGTGGGAAGAAATCAATAAATGCTTGCCACAACGTTGGACTTTTAGCACACGATGGGCAAGTAAATGACGACAAACCTGACCCAGTCCTTGCCAGGGACTACTACAGTAAAGCATGTGATGGCAGTTTTGCTCCTAGTTGCTTCAATCTTAGTGCGATATATCTTCAAGGAGCACCTGGGATACCAAAGGACATGAACCTAGCTTTGAAGTACTCTTTGAAAGCATGTGACATGGGTCATGTGTGGGCATGTGCCAATGCCAGTCGAATGTACAAACTAGGAGATGGAATTGATAAGAATGATGCCAAGGCAGAGGCTCTGAAAAACAGGGCAAGAGACCTACATAAAGAACAGCAGGAAGCTTCTAGAGCCTTAACATTTGGGGAGTAA